One window of the Rufibacter radiotolerans genome contains the following:
- a CDS encoding LacI family DNA-binding transcriptional regulator gives MARTTIHDIAKELHTTAATVSRALNDHPSISAATKETVKATALRLNYQHNRAASSLRSGKTYVIGVLIPSAEVSFFGSVIHGIEKIAKSQGYNVLLFQTNEQYEDEVQGVQTLLQSNVDGIIASISKETIQYDHFLEVKRRDIPLILFDRSLEGLDVPSVMINDYKGAFMATEHLIEQGFTRIAHISGPQHISIFHERLKGYVDALAAHGMKIDGDLIMYGKVTIDSGRTCAEQLLQLPSPPDAIFAAEDFTALGALQAIKESKWPKPGQIGLVGFANEAFSAYITPSLTTIDQQTALMGEEAAKIFMDLSQKGKKPDLPPQKIVLEPLLVQRESSIKRKPKKKSIP, from the coding sequence ATGGCCCGAACCACTATCCATGATATAGCCAAAGAGCTGCATACTACGGCAGCCACGGTTTCGCGCGCCTTAAATGACCACCCCTCCATTAGCGCCGCCACCAAGGAGACGGTGAAAGCCACCGCCCTGCGCCTGAACTACCAGCACAACCGGGCCGCCTCTTCGCTGCGCTCCGGCAAAACCTATGTGATTGGGGTGTTGATTCCCAGCGCCGAGGTCAGCTTTTTCGGGTCGGTGATACACGGCATTGAGAAGATTGCCAAAAGCCAGGGGTATAACGTGCTCCTGTTCCAGACCAATGAGCAGTATGAAGACGAGGTACAGGGGGTGCAGACCCTGCTGCAGTCTAACGTAGACGGTATCATTGCCTCCATCTCCAAAGAGACTATTCAGTATGACCATTTTCTGGAGGTAAAGCGGCGCGATATCCCCTTGATCTTGTTTGACCGCTCCCTTGAGGGTTTGGACGTACCGAGTGTGATGATCAATGACTACAAGGGGGCCTTCATGGCCACCGAGCATTTGATTGAACAGGGGTTTACCCGCATTGCCCATATCTCGGGGCCGCAGCACATCAGTATTTTTCATGAGCGCCTGAAAGGCTACGTAGACGCCCTGGCCGCGCACGGCATGAAAATAGACGGCGACCTGATCATGTACGGCAAGGTGACCATAGACTCGGGCCGCACCTGCGCCGAGCAGTTGCTGCAGTTGCCCTCGCCGCCAGATGCTATTTTCGCCGCCGAGGACTTTACTGCCCTGGGGGCTTTGCAGGCTATTAAGGAAAGCAAGTGGCCCAAACCCGGCCAGATAGGGCTGGTGGGCTTCGCGAACGAGGCTTTTAGCGCCTACATCACGCCCAGCCTCACCACCATTGACCAGCAGACGGCCTTAATGGGCGAGGAGGCCGCCAAAATTTTCATGGACCTGAGCCAGAAAGGCAAGAAACCCGATCTTCCGCCCCAGAAGATAGTACTGGAGCCGCTTCTGGTCCAGCGGGAATCTTCTATAAAGAGGAAACCAAAAAAGAAGAGTATACCCTAA